The following are encoded together in the Peromyscus leucopus breed LL Stock chromosome 1, UCI_PerLeu_2.1, whole genome shotgun sequence genome:
- the LOC114710887 gene encoding vomeronasal type-1 receptor 4-like codes for MDFWNLTIKIILLSQTTAGILGNFSLFYYYRVHYGESKLKPTDLILMHLMAANTLIILSLGVPLTIAAFGLNQFVNYFGCRLILYIQRVGRSVSIGTTCLLSIFQAITISQKEFYCKDQKLKSAKYIECCIALLWVLYMLINVIFPVYQFIKRNSKNVTRKWDFGFCSTAGRDEINDSLYSALVVCPEIFFSLLMAWSSGYMIVILYRHKQRVQHIHSTCGSSRIGFESRATQSILALVSTFLAFYTLSSILQGCIALLHNYNWWLVDITFLTSLCFPCFGPFVFMNHYSMVPRLTCSRS; via the coding sequence ATGGACTTCTGGAATCTGACCATCAAAATCATATTATTGTCACAAACTACAGctggaattctgggaaatttctctcttttttactaCTATCGAGTTCACTATGGAGAAAGCAAATTAAAGCCCACAGATTTGATTCTCATGCACCTAATGGCAGCCAACACCTTGATCATTCTCTCTTTAGGAGTGCCACTCACAATTGCAGCTTTTGGATTGAATCAGTTTGTAAATTATTTTGGATGCAGATTGATTTTATATATTCAAAGGGTTGGCCGGAGTGTGTCCATTGGCACCACCTGCCTCTTGAGTATCTTCCAGGCCATCACCATCAGTCAGAAGGAATTCTACTGTAAGGATCAAAAACTTAAATCTGCAAAATACATCGAATGCTGCATTGCCCTCCTCTGGGTCTTGTACATGTTGATAAATGTCATTTTCCCTGTGTACCAATTTATCAAAAGGAATAGTAAAAATGTGACAAGAAAATGGGACTTTGGATTCTGCTCAACTGCTGGACGGGATGAAATCAATGACTCCCTCTATTCAGCACTGGTGGTATGCCCTGAaatcttcttttctttgctcATGGCCTGGTCTAGTGGCTACATGATTGTCATTCTgtacagacacaaacagagggtTCAACACATCCATAGCACTTGTGGTTCCAGCAGAATCGGCTTTGAGTCCAGAGCCACCCAGAGCATCCTGGCCCTAGTGTCTACATTTCTGGCTTTTTatactctctcctccatcttacaAGGCTGCATTGCTCTTTTGCATAATTACAATTGGTGGCTGGTGGACATAACTTTCCTAACATCTCTATGTTTTCCCTGTTTTGGACCCTTTGTTTTTATGAATCATTACTCCATGGTGCCTAGACTCACTTGTTCCAGATCATGA